A window of Hevea brasiliensis isolate MT/VB/25A 57/8 chromosome 14, ASM3005281v1, whole genome shotgun sequence contains these coding sequences:
- the LOC110654745 gene encoding pentatricopeptide repeat-containing protein At2g26790, mitochondrial, whose amino-acid sequence MWVSSNKLLSSRKYVKHVSFIRLYAVSTLAHLNFALSNPIEELQTIDTHEKNLVTNHFVEKDKVKVVETLKYLRKDPVLAFSFFNQLKENGFCLDPHAYAAIVRILCYWGWDRKLDSLLLELIRKERDLDFKIMNLFEALAEGFESECSNILVRVSDALVKVYVTVGMFDEAIDVLFQTKCRGFVPHILSCNFLLNQLIERGKIDVAVNIYRQMKAFGLSPNDYTYTIAIKAFCRKGSLDEAVDVFREMEECRVTPNAFAYTTYIEGLCLHGRSDLGFEVLQAWITAKIPIDLFAFTVVIHGFCNEMKMKEAENILHDMEKQGFAPDVYMYGALISRFCMVGNLFKALALHDEMVSKGIKTNCVIVSSILLGLSHMGMASEVANQFKEFKEMGIFLDKACYNVVMDALCKLGKVEEAVALLVEMKGKQMVPDIINYTTLIGGYCLKGKVFDAWNLFEEMKKNGHKPDVITYNVLAGGLSRNGLAQEALNLLNDMETQGVKPNTVTHNMIIEGLCIAGKVDDAETFFDNLEEKCLESYSGMVSGYCEADHTKEAFDLFIRLAKQGFLVKKASYIKLLQNLCMEGDNEKALLLLDTMLGMDVNPTKIMYSKVIDALCWAGEMKKAQRVFDVLVNTSVTPDLITYTMMINGYCRVNRMREACHLLGDMKSRGIKPDVITYTVLIDNCSKANWKMSHSRPDGMESEGNKMDPLVFWSEMKDMDIKPDVVCYTVLIDKHCKTNNIQEAIMLFDEMIDRGLEPDTVTYTALLSGHCNVGDVEKAEVLIDEMIHKEIQPDAHTMSVLQRSVLKARKVHFRQ is encoded by the coding sequence ATGTGGGTATCATCTAATAAGTTACTTTCTAGTAGAAAATATGTCAAACATGTTAGCTTCATAAGATTATATGCCGTCTCAACTCTTGCTCACTTGAATTTTGCGTTGTCAAACCCCATTGAAGAACTGCAAACCATAGATACCCATGAAAAAAATCTTGTGACTAATCATTTCGTTGAAAAAGATAAGGTAAAAGTAGTTGAAACTTTGAAATATTTGAGGAAAGACCCTGTCCTTGCTTTCTCATTCTTTAACCAACTAAAGGAAAATGGATTTTGTCTTGATCCTCATGCATATGCTGCTATTGTTAGAATCTTGTGCTATTGGGGCTGGGATAGGAAATTGGATTCCTTATTATTGGAGCTTATTAGGAAAGAGAGAGACTTGgattttaaaattatgaatttgtttGAAGCTCTGGCAGAAGGGTTTGAAAGCGAATGTTCCAATATACTTGTTAGGGTGTCTGATGCTTTAGTTAAGGTTTATGTTACTGTTGGAATGTTTGATGAGGCTATTGATGTGCTTTTCCAAACAAAATGCCGTGGATTTGTTCCACATATATTGTCATGTAATTTTCTCCTGAACCAGTTGATTGAGCGTGGGAAAATCGATGTGGCTGTGAACATTTATCGGCAGATGAAGGCCTTTGGCCTAAGTCCTAATGACTACACCTATACCATCGCTATTAAAGCATTTTGTAGAAAGGGTAGTTTAGATGAAGCTGTTGACGTTTTTCGAGAGATGGAGGAATGCAGGGTGACTCCGAATGCTTTTGCTTACACAACTTATATTGAAGGTCTCTGTTTGCATGGGAGGTCAGATTTGGGTTTTGAAGTCCTTCAAGCATGGATAACTGCAAAGATTCCAATAGATTTGTTTGCTTTTACGGTTGTCATTCATGGCTTTTGCAATGAGATGAAAATGAAGGAGGCTGAAAATATATTGCATGACATGGAAAAGCAAGGATTTGCCCCAGATGTGTATATGTATGGTGCTTTAATATCTAGATTTTGTATGGTTGGGAATTTATTCAAAGCTTTGGCTCTTCACGATGAAATGGTGTCAAAAGGTATCAAAACAAATTGTGTGATTGTAAGCTCAATTCTTCTAGGCTTGTCTCATATGGGCATGGCTTCTGAAGTAGCAAATCAATTTAAGGAATTCAAGGAGATGGGGATTTTCCTTGATAAGGCTTGCTACAATGTAGTGATGGATGCTTTGTGTAAGCTGGGGAAGGTGGAAGAGGCTGTGGCATTGCTTGTTGAGATGAAGGGTAAGCAAATGGTTCCCGATATCATCAACTACACAACTCTGATTGGTGGTTACTGTCTTAAAGGTAAAGTTTTTGATGCCTGGAATTTAtttgaagaaatgaagaagaatggACATAAGCCTGATGTTATTACTTATAATGTTCTTGCTGGTGGTTTATCGAGAAATGGCCTTGCACAGGAGGCCCTTAATCTTTTAAATGACATGGAGACCCAAGGTGTAAAACCTAACACTGTCACTCATAATATGATCATTGAAGGCTTATGTATAGCAGGTAAAGTGGATGATGCTGAAACTTTTTTTGATAATTTGGAAGAGAAGTGCTTGGAAAGCTACAGTGGCATGGTCAGTGGTTACTGTGAAGCTGATCATACGAAGGAGGCCTTTGACTTGTTTATTAGGCTGGCTAAGCAGGGATTTCTTGTGAAGAAAGCTTCCTACATAAAATTACTTCAAAACCTCTGTATGGAAGGTGATAATGAGAAGGCTCTGTTGTTGCTTGACACAATGTTGGGTATGGATGTCAATCCTACCAAGATCATGTATAGTAAAGTCATAGATGCACTTTGCTGGGCAGGAGAAATGAAGAAGGCTCAACGTGTTTTTGATGTTTTGGTCAATACAAGTGTAACTCCTGATTTAATTACTTACACAATGATGATAAATGGTTATTGCAGGGTGAATCGCATGAGGGAGGCCTGTCATCTTTTGGGTGATATGAAAAGCAGAGGGATTAAACCAGATGTTATTACTTACACAGTTTTGATTGACAATTGTTCAAAAGCAAATTGGAAAATGTCCCATTCCAGGCCAGATGGCATGGAAAGTGAGGGAAATAAAATGGACCCTTTAGTTTTTTGGAGTGAGATGAAAGACATGGATATAAAACCTGATGTTGTTTGTTACACGGTTCTAATTGACAAACATTGTAAAACAAACAACATCCAGGAAGCTATAATGCTTTTTGATGAAATGATTGATAGAGGACTAGAACCCGATACTGTGACGTACACAGCTCTTTTATCTGGACATTGTAATGTGGGAGATGTAGAAAAGGCTGAAGTCCTTATTGATGAAATGATACATAAGGAGATACAGCCAGATGCCCATACCATGTCAGTATTGCAGCGTAGTGTTTTGAAAGCTAGGAAAGTGCATTTTCGGCAGTAA